A DNA window from Massilia putida contains the following coding sequences:
- a CDS encoding cold-shock protein → MTTQTGTVKWFNDSKGFGFITPDAGGGDLFAHFQDIQSEGFKSLAENQRVSFVRSTGPKGEKAGNIRAI, encoded by the coding sequence ATGACTACTCAAACCGGCACCGTGAAATGGTTCAACGATTCCAAAGGCTTCGGCTTCATTACGCCTGACGCAGGCGGCGGCGATCTGTTCGCCCATTTCCAGGATATCCAATCGGAAGGTTTCAAGAGCCTTGCCGAAAATCAGCGCGTTTCGTTCGTGCGCTCGACCGGCCCCAAAGGCGAAAAAGCGGGAAATATCCGCGCCATTTAA
- a CDS encoding putative hydro-lyase, translated as MTEQGKTMKPIQFRHLVRAGEFRKPTAGVCGGYAQANLVILPDAQAHDFLRFAQRNPKACPLLAVGEPGAWHLPALGADLDLRTDVPGYYVYRDGELAETPASLAGFWRDDLVAFAIGCSFSFEEMLLAAGIPLRHIEQDRNIAMYRTNIPNEAAGPFAGNMVVSMRPLTARDAIRAIQITSRFPAVHGAPVHLGDPRLIGIADLARPDYGDAVEVMADEVPVFWACGVTPQEAIRAARLPFVITHRPGYMLVTDVPNTSLAML; from the coding sequence ATTACCGAGCAGGGAAAAACCATGAAACCGATCCAGTTCCGTCACCTGGTCCGTGCGGGCGAATTCCGCAAGCCGACCGCCGGCGTCTGCGGCGGCTATGCCCAGGCGAACCTCGTCATCCTGCCGGATGCGCAGGCCCACGACTTCCTGCGCTTTGCCCAGCGCAATCCGAAAGCATGTCCCTTGCTGGCGGTGGGTGAACCGGGGGCGTGGCACCTGCCGGCGCTCGGCGCCGACCTCGACCTGCGCACCGACGTGCCGGGTTATTACGTCTACCGCGACGGCGAACTGGCGGAAACGCCGGCATCGCTGGCCGGCTTCTGGCGCGACGACCTGGTCGCGTTCGCGATCGGTTGCTCGTTCTCGTTCGAAGAGATGCTGCTCGCCGCCGGCATCCCGCTGCGCCACATCGAGCAGGACCGGAATATCGCCATGTACCGCACGAACATCCCGAACGAAGCGGCGGGGCCGTTCGCGGGCAATATGGTCGTGTCCATGCGCCCTTTGACGGCCAGGGACGCGATCCGCGCCATCCAGATCACGAGCCGCTTTCCCGCGGTGCATGGCGCGCCGGTGCACCTGGGCGATCCGCGCCTGATCGGTATCGCCGACCTGGCGCGTCCCGACTATGGCGACGCCGTCGAGGTCATGGCGGACGAAGTGCCCGTGTTCTGGGCCTGCGGCGTGACGCCGCAGGAAGCGATCCGCGCCGCGCGCCTGCCGTTCGTCATCACCCATCGTCCCGGCTACATGCTCGTCACCGACGTGCCGAATACATCGCTGGCGATGCTGTAA
- a CDS encoding chromate transporter produces the protein MQESTHTNPRYTLWQMVSYMLRLGALGFGGPVALVGYMQRDLVEERGWISAADYKEGLALAQLAPGPLAAQLGIYLGYVHYRILGATLAGLAFVLPSFLMVVALGWAYVRFGGIAWMQAVFYGVGAAVTGIIAMSTKKLTVKTLGRDKLLWAVYLTLAAVTIATESEVAWLLIAGGVLVWLLRAPPGWARRGTLGAASIAELPLAAGLAGSADPSLLTQIALFFAKAGAFVFGSGLAIVPFLYGGVVTEHHWLNEKQFVDAVAVAMITPGPVVITVGFIGYLIAGLGGATVAALATFIPCYLFTIIPAPYFKRYGKLPGVVAFVDGITAAAVGAITGSVVVLAKRSVTDLPSVALAAATVLLLWRFKKLQEPVIIAAAAAAGLILYPLTHS, from the coding sequence ATGCAAGAATCAACCCACACGAACCCGCGCTACACGTTATGGCAGATGGTGTCGTACATGCTGCGGCTCGGCGCCCTCGGCTTCGGCGGCCCGGTGGCACTGGTCGGCTACATGCAGCGCGACCTGGTCGAAGAACGCGGCTGGATCTCCGCCGCCGACTACAAGGAAGGCCTCGCGCTGGCCCAGCTCGCGCCCGGCCCTCTGGCGGCGCAACTCGGCATCTACCTCGGCTATGTGCATTACCGCATCCTCGGCGCCACGCTGGCCGGCCTCGCCTTCGTGCTGCCGTCCTTCCTGATGGTCGTCGCGCTGGGCTGGGCATATGTGCGCTTCGGCGGCATCGCGTGGATGCAGGCGGTGTTCTACGGCGTGGGTGCGGCGGTCACGGGCATCATCGCGATGAGCACGAAAAAGCTGACCGTCAAGACGCTGGGCAGGGACAAGCTGCTCTGGGCCGTCTACCTGACGCTGGCCGCGGTCACGATCGCGACCGAGTCCGAAGTGGCCTGGCTGCTGATCGCCGGCGGCGTGCTGGTCTGGCTGCTCCGGGCGCCGCCGGGATGGGCACGCAGGGGCACGCTCGGCGCCGCTTCCATCGCCGAGCTGCCGCTGGCGGCCGGCCTGGCCGGGAGCGCGGACCCGTCGCTGCTGACGCAGATCGCCCTCTTCTTCGCCAAGGCCGGCGCGTTCGTGTTCGGCTCGGGCCTCGCGATCGTGCCGTTCCTGTACGGCGGTGTCGTGACCGAACACCACTGGCTGAACGAAAAACAGTTCGTCGACGCCGTGGCGGTCGCGATGATCACGCCGGGCCCGGTCGTGATCACGGTCGGCTTCATCGGCTACCTGATCGCGGGCCTCGGCGGCGCGACGGTGGCGGCACTGGCGACCTTCATCCCCTGCTACCTGTTCACCATCATTCCCGCGCCCTACTTCAAGCGTTACGGCAAGCTGCCCGGCGTCGTCGCCTTCGTCGACGGCATCACCGCCGCGGCGGTGGGTGCGATCACCGGATCGGTCGTCGTGCTGGCGAAGCGCTCCGTCACGGACCTCCCTTCCGTCGCATTGGCGGCCGCGACGGTATTGCTGCTGTGGCGTTTCAAGAAATTGCAGGAGCCCGTGATCATCGCCGCGGCCGCCGCGGCGGGGCTCATTCTCTATCCACTCACGCATTCCTGA
- a CDS encoding MFS transporter — MNTQEIVQERVDAGHFSWLRQLTKAERRTFIGCKVGYALDAMDTQFLSFVIPTLIATWGLSKGDAGLIGTVTLLTSSLGGWLAGILSDRIGRVKTLQLTILWFALFTVLSGFAQTFSQLLVLRGLMGFGMGGEWTAGAILMGEVIRAKDRGKAVGMVQAGWALGWGVSALLYALMFSLLPAELAWRSLFLLGIIPAVFVIYIRRFVEEPDVFLAEQRRSEHAEQAQFTEIFSPRMLSTTLRAVLLTTGAQGGYYAITTWLPTFLKTERHLTVLGTGGYLAMVIAGSYIGYIVSAYLTDRLGRKRNFILFAVGSLLIALAYTRLPVTDNVMLVLGFPLGFLVSGVFSGMGAFLTELFPTRMRGSGQGFCYSMGRAIGSLFPFAIGAAGQSLPLGHAIGLFSAGAYGIMIVAALTLPETRGKRLES; from the coding sequence ATGAACACCCAAGAGATCGTGCAGGAGCGCGTGGACGCCGGCCATTTCAGCTGGCTGCGCCAACTGACCAAGGCCGAACGCCGTACCTTCATCGGCTGCAAGGTCGGCTATGCGCTGGACGCGATGGACACGCAATTCCTCAGCTTCGTCATTCCCACGCTGATCGCCACCTGGGGCCTGTCGAAAGGCGACGCCGGTCTGATCGGCACCGTCACGCTGCTGACGTCGTCGCTGGGCGGCTGGCTGGCGGGCATCCTGTCGGACCGCATCGGCCGCGTGAAGACGCTGCAACTGACGATCCTGTGGTTCGCGCTGTTCACCGTCCTGAGCGGCTTTGCCCAGACCTTCAGCCAGTTGCTCGTGCTGCGCGGCCTGATGGGCTTCGGCATGGGCGGCGAATGGACGGCCGGCGCGATCCTGATGGGTGAAGTCATCCGCGCGAAGGACCGCGGCAAGGCGGTCGGCATGGTGCAGGCCGGATGGGCGCTGGGCTGGGGCGTCTCGGCGCTGCTGTACGCGCTGATGTTCTCGCTGCTGCCGGCCGAACTGGCGTGGCGCTCGCTGTTCCTGCTCGGGATCATCCCCGCCGTCTTCGTCATCTACATCCGCCGCTTCGTCGAGGAGCCGGACGTCTTCCTGGCCGAGCAGCGCCGCAGCGAGCACGCGGAACAAGCGCAGTTTACCGAGATCTTCTCGCCGCGCATGCTCTCGACGACGCTGCGCGCCGTGCTGCTGACGACCGGCGCGCAAGGCGGCTATTACGCGATCACGACCTGGCTCCCCACGTTCCTGAAGACGGAGCGCCACCTGACGGTGCTCGGCACCGGCGGCTACCTGGCGATGGTCATCGCCGGCTCGTACATCGGCTACATCGTCAGCGCCTACCTGACCGACCGCCTGGGCCGCAAGCGCAACTTCATCCTGTTCGCCGTGGGCTCGCTGCTGATCGCGCTGGCCTACACCCGTCTGCCGGTGACGGACAACGTGATGCTGGTGCTCGGCTTTCCGCTCGGCTTCCTCGTCTCCGGCGTCTTCAGCGGCATGGGCGCTTTTCTCACCGAGTTGTTCCCGACCCGCATGCGCGGTTCCGGCCAAGGGTTTTGCTACAGCATGGGCCGTGCGATCGGTTCGCTGTTTCCGTTCGCGATCGGCGCCGCCGGCCAGTCGCTTCCGCTCGGCCACGCCATCGGCCTGTTCTCGGCCGGCGCCTACGGCATCATGATCGTCGCCGCCCTGACCCTGCCCGAAACCCGCGGCAAGCGCCTCGAATCCTGA
- a CDS encoding hydantoinase B/oxoprolinase family protein — protein sequence MNQATHRHDTPRQRWQFWIDRGGTFTDIVARKPDGALVTAKLLSENPEQYRDAAVAGIRRLLGIAPDAPITPDLVEAVKMGTTVATNALLERKGERTALLITKGFRDALRIAYQNRPRLFDRHPVLPQLLYERVVEVIERVGAHGDVIDPLDVAAVRADLAKLHADGFRSVAIVLMHGYRYPDHEQTVAAIAAELGFTQVSVSHQVSPMMKLVSRGDTTVVDAYLSPILRRYVDQVAAEMEGVRLLFMQSNGGLTGAHRFQGKDSILSGPAGGIVGMVGTARKAGFEKLIGFDMGGTSTDVSHYAGELEREFETQVAGVRMRAPMMSIHTVAAGGGSVLHFDGSRLRVGPDSAGANPGPASYRRGGPLTVTDCNVMLGKIQPAHFPAVFGPHADEPLDAAIVREKFAQIAARIEQETGRRRTPEEVAEGFLEIAVGSMANAIKFISVQRGHDVTDYTLATFGGAGGQHACLVADALGMTRIFAHPFAGVLSAYGMGLANQTAMRERTMETALSEERTGALRAALDALAQEAAAELVAQGIAGDAVRVVERAHLRYEGTDSVIIVQHGSVAAMKAQFEEAYGKRYSFLMPDKAIVVEAISVEAIGETDAGAGHAFDPAPRATPLAPHETVAVYSGGRWHDSALYLRAQTRPGDRIAGPAIIVEANGTNVVEPGWVAEVTADDNLVLQRVTPRAQRKAIGTEADPVMLEVFNNLFMSIAEQMGLRLQNTAVSVNIKERLDFSCALFDAQGNLIANAPHIPVHLGSMGASIRTVIEANRGRMRAGDVYMLNDPYHGGTHLPDITVITPVFDRAGEDILFYVASRGHHADVGGIAPGSMPADSRRVEEEGVLIDNFQLVRAGRFLERETTALLLSGDYPCRNVAQNIADLQAQVAANQKGVEELLKMVDQFGLDVVQAYMRHVQDNAEEAVRRVISALKDGSYTYRLDNGAVIQVAIRVDHAARTADIDFTGTSPQLDNNFNAPSSICMAAVLYVFRTLVENDIPLNAGCLKPLNVIIPAGSMLNPRYPAAVVSGNVETSSCITNALYGALGVQASSPGTMNNFTFGNADYQYYETIAGGSGAGDGFNGTDVVQTNMTNSRLTDPEVLEWRYPVRLDSYEIARDSGGRGRWQGGNGGVRRIRFLAPMTASILSNNRIVPPFGMAGGEPGRCGRNYVVRAGGGVEELGFVATTEVQPGDVFVIETPGGGGYAPAVQEAPAAAAVARLRDGILA from the coding sequence ATGAACCAAGCAACCCACCGACACGACACGCCGCGCCAGCGCTGGCAATTCTGGATCGACCGCGGCGGCACCTTCACCGACATCGTCGCGCGCAAGCCCGACGGCGCGCTGGTGACGGCCAAGCTGCTGTCCGAGAACCCGGAACAGTACCGCGACGCCGCCGTCGCCGGCATCCGCCGCCTGCTCGGCATCGCGCCCGACGCGCCCATCACGCCCGACCTCGTGGAAGCCGTCAAGATGGGCACGACGGTCGCGACGAACGCCCTCCTGGAACGCAAGGGCGAGCGCACCGCGTTGCTGATCACCAAGGGCTTCCGCGACGCCCTGCGCATCGCCTACCAGAACCGTCCGCGCCTGTTCGACCGCCATCCCGTGCTGCCGCAGCTGTTGTACGAACGCGTGGTCGAGGTGATTGAGCGCGTCGGCGCGCACGGCGACGTGATCGATCCACTGGACGTCGCCGCCGTGCGGGCCGACCTGGCAAAGCTGCATGCGGACGGCTTCCGGTCGGTGGCGATCGTGCTGATGCACGGCTACCGCTACCCCGACCACGAACAGACGGTCGCCGCCATCGCGGCCGAACTGGGATTCACCCAGGTGTCGGTCTCGCACCAGGTGAGCCCGATGATGAAGCTGGTGTCGCGCGGCGACACGACGGTCGTCGATGCCTACCTGTCGCCGATCCTGCGCCGCTACGTCGACCAGGTCGCGGCCGAGATGGAGGGCGTGCGCCTGCTGTTCATGCAGAGCAATGGCGGCCTGACGGGCGCCCACCGGTTCCAGGGCAAGGACTCGATCCTGTCCGGTCCCGCCGGCGGCATCGTCGGCATGGTCGGCACGGCGCGCAAGGCCGGCTTCGAGAAACTGATCGGCTTCGACATGGGCGGCACGTCCACCGACGTGTCGCATTACGCGGGCGAACTGGAACGCGAATTCGAGACGCAGGTCGCCGGCGTACGGATGCGCGCGCCGATGATGAGCATCCACACGGTCGCGGCGGGCGGCGGTTCGGTCCTGCATTTCGACGGCAGCCGCCTGCGCGTCGGCCCGGACAGCGCGGGCGCGAATCCCGGACCGGCCAGCTACCGCCGCGGCGGTCCGCTCACGGTCACCGACTGCAACGTCATGCTCGGGAAGATCCAGCCGGCGCACTTCCCGGCGGTGTTCGGCCCGCACGCCGACGAGCCGCTCGACGCCGCCATCGTGCGCGAGAAATTCGCGCAGATCGCCGCGCGCATCGAACAGGAAACCGGGCGGCGCCGCACGCCGGAAGAGGTGGCCGAAGGCTTCCTGGAGATCGCGGTGGGCAGCATGGCCAATGCCATCAAGTTCATTTCGGTGCAGCGCGGCCACGACGTGACGGACTACACCCTGGCCACGTTCGGCGGCGCCGGCGGCCAGCACGCGTGCCTGGTGGCCGACGCCCTCGGCATGACCCGCATCTTCGCCCACCCGTTCGCGGGCGTGCTGTCCGCGTACGGCATGGGCCTGGCCAACCAGACGGCCATGCGCGAGCGGACGATGGAAACGGCGTTGTCCGAAGAGCGCACCGGCGCGCTGCGCGCCGCGCTGGACGCGCTGGCGCAGGAGGCGGCGGCGGAACTGGTCGCGCAAGGCATCGCGGGCGATGCGGTGCGCGTCGTCGAACGCGCCCACCTGCGCTACGAGGGCACGGATTCCGTCATCATCGTGCAGCACGGCAGCGTGGCCGCGATGAAGGCGCAGTTCGAGGAAGCCTACGGCAAGCGCTATTCCTTCCTCATGCCGGACAAGGCGATCGTCGTCGAGGCGATCTCGGTGGAGGCGATCGGAGAAACCGATGCGGGTGCCGGCCACGCCTTCGACCCCGCACCGCGCGCTACACCGCTGGCGCCGCACGAGACGGTGGCCGTGTACTCGGGCGGCCGGTGGCACGACAGCGCGCTGTACCTGCGCGCACAGACGCGGCCCGGGGACCGCATCGCCGGCCCAGCGATCATCGTCGAGGCGAACGGCACCAACGTGGTCGAACCGGGCTGGGTGGCGGAAGTCACGGCGGACGACAACCTCGTGCTTCAGCGCGTGACGCCACGCGCGCAGCGCAAGGCCATCGGCACCGAGGCCGATCCGGTCATGCTCGAAGTCTTCAACAACCTGTTCATGAGCATCGCCGAGCAGATGGGCCTGCGGCTGCAGAACACGGCGGTGTCGGTGAACATCAAGGAACGCCTGGACTTTTCGTGCGCGCTGTTCGATGCACAGGGCAACCTGATCGCCAACGCGCCGCACATTCCCGTCCACCTGGGCTCCATGGGCGCGAGCATCCGCACCGTGATCGAGGCCAACCGCGGCCGCATGCGGGCGGGCGACGTCTACATGCTCAACGACCCTTACCACGGCGGCACGCACCTGCCGGACATCACCGTGATCACGCCGGTGTTCGACCGCGCGGGCGAGGACATCCTGTTCTACGTCGCGTCGCGCGGCCATCATGCGGACGTGGGCGGCATCGCGCCCGGCTCGATGCCGGCGGACAGCCGCAGGGTCGAGGAAGAGGGCGTCCTGATCGACAACTTCCAGCTGGTGCGGGCGGGCCGCTTCCTGGAACGCGAGACGACGGCGCTGCTGCTGTCGGGCGACTACCCGTGCCGCAACGTGGCGCAGAACATCGCCGACCTGCAGGCGCAGGTGGCCGCCAACCAGAAGGGCGTCGAAGAGCTGTTGAAGATGGTGGACCAGTTCGGGCTCGACGTCGTGCAGGCCTATATGCGGCACGTGCAGGACAATGCCGAGGAAGCGGTGCGCCGCGTCATCAGCGCGCTCAAGGACGGCAGCTACACGTACCGTCTCGACAACGGCGCCGTGATCCAGGTGGCGATCCGCGTCGACCACGCCGCGCGCACGGCCGACATCGACTTCACCGGCACGTCGCCCCAGCTCGACAACAATTTCAATGCCCCGAGCTCGATCTGCATGGCGGCCGTGCTGTACGTGTTCCGCACGCTCGTCGAGAACGACATCCCGCTCAACGCCGGCTGCCTGAAGCCGCTGAACGTGATCATCCCGGCAGGCTCGATGCTCAATCCGCGCTACCCGGCCGCCGTCGTCTCGGGCAACGTGGAGACGTCGAGCTGCATCACGAACGCCCTGTACGGCGCGCTCGGCGTGCAGGCCTCGTCGCCCGGCACGATGAACAACTTCACGTTCGGGAATGCCGACTACCAGTACTACGAGACCATCGCGGGCGGCTCGGGCGCGGGCGACGGTTTCAACGGCACCGACGTCGTGCAGACCAACATGACGAACTCGCGCCTGACCGATCCGGAGGTGCTCGAGTGGCGCTATCCGGTGCGCCTGGACAGCTACGAGATCGCCCGGGATTCCGGCGGCCGCGGGCGCTGGCAGGGCGGCAACGGCGGCGTGCGCAGGATCCGCTTCCTGGCCCCGATGACGGCGTCGATCCTGTCGAACAACCGCATCGTGCCGCCGTTCGGCATGGCGGGCGGCGAGCCCGGCAGGTGCGGCCGCAACTACGTCGTGCGCGCCGGCGGCGGGGTCGAGGAACTGGGCTTCGTCGCGACGACGGAGGTGCAGCCGGGCGACGTGTTCGTCATCGAGACGCCGGGCGGCGGCGGGTATGCGCCCGCCGTCCAGGAGGCGCCGGCCGCCGCCGCAGTTGCCCGTCTCCGCGACGGCATCCTCGCATAA
- a CDS encoding porin, which yields MKTILCAGALAATCMNAVAADGAVNVYGLVDVAIVRETGGSGGGITKITSGVGAGSRLGFKGREDLGGGLAAVFLLESGFQADTGALGQGGLLFGRQAYVGLQGGFGTLTAGRQYTPQYLTVVMADPFGSGYAGDTKNLMAPTGNSASRMDNSLKYVSPAAGGVSAEIVYGAGEVAGDGAAGRQFGGALDYNAGPLHARLGYHNRNNDTATVRNTSNAKNTVLAAVYDFGVVKAHVAYGVNKGLNSSLLRNTANPYGRAGVPVASSDSRDMLVGATIPSGPHTWMVSWLHKDDRTAFDQDATQYALGYRYALSRRTELYAAIAHIVNRHGASYTVGSAIEGGSGNGAADLGIRHVF from the coding sequence ATGAAAACAATTCTGTGTGCCGGCGCGCTGGCCGCGACCTGCATGAACGCCGTCGCCGCCGACGGCGCGGTCAACGTGTATGGCCTGGTCGACGTCGCCATCGTGCGCGAGACCGGCGGCAGCGGCGGCGGCATCACCAAGATCACGAGCGGCGTCGGCGCCGGTTCCCGGCTCGGCTTCAAGGGGCGCGAGGACCTGGGCGGCGGCCTCGCCGCCGTCTTCCTGCTGGAGAGCGGCTTCCAGGCCGATACGGGCGCGCTGGGGCAGGGCGGGCTGCTGTTCGGGCGCCAGGCGTATGTGGGCCTGCAGGGCGGCTTCGGCACGCTGACGGCGGGCCGCCAGTACACGCCGCAATACCTGACGGTGGTGATGGCCGATCCGTTCGGGTCGGGCTACGCGGGCGACACGAAGAACCTGATGGCCCCGACCGGCAACTCGGCCAGCCGCATGGACAATTCGCTGAAATACGTGTCGCCCGCCGCCGGCGGCGTCAGCGCGGAAATCGTGTACGGCGCCGGCGAAGTGGCGGGCGACGGCGCGGCGGGGCGGCAATTCGGCGGTGCGCTCGACTACAATGCCGGCCCGCTCCACGCCCGGCTCGGCTACCACAACCGCAACAACGACACGGCGACCGTCAGGAACACGAGCAACGCGAAGAACACGGTGCTGGCCGCGGTCTACGACTTCGGCGTCGTGAAGGCGCATGTCGCGTACGGCGTCAACAAGGGCCTGAACAGTTCCCTGCTGCGCAATACGGCGAACCCGTACGGCAGGGCCGGCGTGCCGGTCGCGTCGAGCGACAGCCGCGACATGCTGGTCGGCGCCACGATCCCGTCCGGCCCGCACACGTGGATGGTGTCGTGGCTCCACAAGGACGACCGCACCGCGTTCGACCAGGATGCGACCCAGTACGCGCTGGGCTACCGCTACGCGCTGTCGCGCCGGACCGAGTTGTATGCCGCGATCGCGCACATCGTGAACCGGCACGGGGCCAGTTATACGGTCGGCAGCGCCATCGAAGGGGGATCGGGGAACGGGGCAGCCGATCTCGGGATCCGGCATGTTTTTTGA
- a CDS encoding chromate resistance protein ChrB domain-containing protein, protein MNDRTTHWLLLVVTLPTSSATARMRIWRALKALGCGALRDGVYLLPDTEALRPQLAGLGDETIREGGTAWLLQAGPVDAADEQRYRSLFDRRQEYAAFIALLAQANTSIPASTPQDVNKQLRKLRREYDALRAIDYFPDEASAQGEQAWREFTALADKVLSPDEPHAVDAPIPRLDPAAYRARTWATRKRLWVDRVASAWLIRRHIDRDARFLWLETPGDCPPDALGFDFDGAAFSHVGDKVTFEVLLASFGLDQDPGLVRVGALVHVLDVGNGFVAEAAGFEAMLAGLRQRARDDDDLLAQVAPILDGLHAHFSTLPAST, encoded by the coding sequence ATGAACGACCGGACAACACACTGGCTCCTGCTCGTCGTCACCCTGCCGACCAGCAGCGCAACCGCACGCATGCGCATCTGGCGCGCCCTGAAGGCGCTCGGGTGCGGGGCACTGCGCGATGGCGTCTATCTCCTCCCCGATACCGAGGCGCTGCGCCCGCAGCTCGCCGGCCTGGGCGACGAGACGATCCGCGAAGGCGGCACGGCCTGGCTATTGCAGGCCGGCCCCGTCGACGCCGCCGACGAGCAGCGTTACCGGAGCCTGTTCGACCGCAGGCAGGAATACGCCGCATTCATCGCACTGCTCGCGCAAGCCAACACCTCCATCCCAGCCTCGACGCCGCAGGACGTCAACAAGCAGTTGCGCAAACTGCGGCGCGAATACGATGCGCTGCGCGCGATCGATTATTTCCCCGACGAGGCCAGCGCCCAGGGCGAGCAGGCCTGGCGCGAGTTCACGGCCCTGGCCGACAAGGTGCTGTCGCCGGACGAGCCGCACGCCGTCGACGCCCCGATTCCCAGGCTGGACCCGGCCGCGTACCGCGCCCGCACGTGGGCCACGCGCAAGCGCCTGTGGGTCGACCGGGTCGCCAGTGCGTGGCTGATCCGCCGCCATATCGACCGCGACGCGCGCTTCCTGTGGCTGGAGACGCCGGGCGATTGTCCGCCGGATGCGCTCGGATTCGATTTCGACGGGGCCGCCTTCAGCCACGTCGGCGACAAGGTCACCTTCGAAGTGCTGCTGGCCAGCTTCGGCCTCGACCAGGACCCGGGACTCGTGCGCGTCGGCGCGCTGGTCCATGTGCTGGACGTCGGCAACGGATTTGTCGCCGAAGCCGCCGGCTTCGAAGCGATGCTGGCCGGACTGCGGCAACGCGCACGCGACGACGACGACCTGCTCGCGCAAGTCGCGCCCATCCTCGACGGGCTGCATGCCCATTTCTCAACCTTACCCGCCTCCACCTGA
- a CDS encoding LysR family transcriptional regulator, with product MNTRFLETLITLAQLRSVRATARAMHATPAAISLRIKALEEELQTELIDRSTREFRLTPNADYLLHHAKAVVDATRRLREAARTESAVRGRIRLGVIETVVHSWLAHSVRQLNASFPELEIDLVVDMSATLEKRLLGGELDLVVGVEGINGSEITSEPLAVYPVRWIARTGLLSPHKEGLAQRLLQFPILTFGRGTAPHRMLEDIVTRLANLSGVPLEQTRITCSPSVAAIIQLIRNGFGVAAIPWLFVSSHLENGEFMEVPLQPVPPPIIVSMSRRTNAAVAVHAAASAVRAACAEYCGQVDKRYIESLT from the coding sequence ATGAATACCCGCTTCCTCGAGACCCTGATCACCCTCGCCCAGCTGCGCAGCGTCCGCGCCACCGCCCGCGCCATGCATGCGACCCCCGCGGCGATTTCGTTGCGCATCAAGGCGCTGGAGGAGGAGCTGCAGACGGAACTGATCGACCGCAGCACCCGGGAATTCCGGCTGACGCCGAACGCGGACTACCTGCTGCACCACGCGAAGGCCGTCGTGGACGCGACCCGGCGCCTGCGCGAGGCGGCGCGCACGGAGAGCGCGGTGCGGGGCAGGATCAGGCTGGGCGTGATCGAGACGGTGGTGCACAGCTGGCTGGCGCACTCCGTCCGCCAGCTGAACGCCAGCTTTCCGGAACTGGAAATCGATCTCGTCGTGGACATGAGCGCGACCCTGGAAAAGCGCCTGCTCGGGGGCGAGCTCGATCTGGTGGTCGGCGTCGAGGGCATCAACGGCAGCGAGATCACGTCGGAGCCGCTGGCCGTGTATCCGGTACGGTGGATCGCGCGCACCGGATTGCTGTCGCCGCACAAGGAAGGCCTGGCCCAGCGCTTGCTGCAATTCCCGATCCTGACGTTCGGCCGGGGCACGGCCCCGCACCGGATGCTCGAGGACATCGTCACCCGGCTCGCGAACCTGAGCGGCGTGCCGCTCGAACAGACCCGCATCACCTGCTCGCCGTCCGTGGCGGCCATCATCCAGCTGATCCGGAACGGCTTCGGCGTGGCCGCGATTCCCTGGCTGTTCGTCAGCAGCCACCTCGAAAACGGCGAATTCATGGAGGTGCCGCTGCAGCCGGTGCCGCCGCCGATCATCGTGTCGATGAGCCGCCGCACGAACGCGGCGGTGGCCGTCCACGCGGCGGCGTCCGCCGTGCGCGCGGCCTGTGCCGAATACTGCGGCCAGGTCGACAAACGGTATATCGAGAGCCTGACCTGA